A genomic stretch from Candidatus Thiothrix anitrata includes:
- the ntrC gene encoding nitrogen regulation protein NR(I), with protein sequence MPLVENIWIADDDRSIRWVLERALQKAGIGVRSFESADQVIVALRTQQPDALMTDIRMPGTDGLHLLERMQREYPEIPVMIMTAHSDLESAVSAYQGGAFEYLPKPFDVNEAVDLVRRACKMRHERDVSKDTEAAVNLLSGGDMIGHAPAMQEVFRAIGRLSKSSITVLITGESGTGKELVAKALHTHSPRANKPFIALNTAAIPRELLESELFGHEKGAFTGAYAQRKGRFEQADGGALFLDEIGDMPAELQTRLLRVLAEGTFYRVGGHTPVKVDVRIIAATHQNLEDLVNKGQFREDLFHRLNVIRIHNPPLRERREDIPLLLNHFLHRAAEELQVESKTLAARATEHLQTLPWPGNVRQLENTCRWLTVMASGREIVMDDLPSDLLETDAGKAEMPGSWEKALALFADNRLNSGATNLLNDLNPIFERILLQAALKKTGGRKIEAADLLGWGRNTLTRKLKELEIEGGADK encoded by the coding sequence ATGCCTCTCGTTGAAAATATATGGATTGCCGATGATGACCGCTCAATCCGCTGGGTGTTGGAACGCGCTTTGCAAAAAGCCGGTATCGGGGTACGCAGTTTTGAAAGTGCCGATCAGGTCATTGTGGCTTTGCGTACTCAGCAGCCGGACGCGCTCATGACCGACATCCGAATGCCGGGAACCGACGGTTTGCACTTGCTGGAGCGGATGCAGCGCGAATACCCGGAAATTCCGGTAATGATTATGACCGCGCATTCTGACTTGGAAAGTGCGGTATCCGCGTACCAAGGTGGTGCATTTGAATATTTGCCCAAGCCGTTTGATGTCAACGAAGCGGTAGATTTGGTGCGGCGTGCCTGCAAAATGCGCCATGAACGTGATGTGAGTAAAGACACTGAAGCGGCAGTTAATCTGTTAAGCGGTGGCGACATGATTGGTCACGCGCCCGCGATGCAGGAGGTGTTCCGCGCGATTGGGCGACTCTCCAAATCCAGCATTACCGTGTTGATTACTGGGGAATCCGGTACGGGTAAGGAGTTGGTGGCAAAGGCTTTGCACACCCACAGCCCGCGTGCCAATAAGCCGTTTATCGCACTTAACACCGCCGCGATTCCGCGTGAGTTACTGGAGTCCGAATTATTTGGGCACGAAAAAGGTGCATTCACCGGTGCGTATGCACAACGGAAGGGACGTTTTGAACAAGCCGACGGCGGCGCGTTATTTTTAGACGAAATCGGCGATATGCCAGCGGAACTGCAAACACGCTTATTGCGGGTGTTGGCGGAAGGCACTTTTTACCGGGTTGGTGGGCATACCCCGGTAAAAGTGGATGTGCGTATTATTGCCGCGACTCACCAAAATTTAGAAGATTTGGTGAATAAGGGGCAATTCCGCGAAGACTTATTTCACCGTTTAAACGTGATTCGGATTCATAACCCGCCGTTGCGTGAGCGGCGCGAAGACATTCCTTTGTTGCTTAATCACTTTTTACACCGTGCGGCGGAAGAGTTGCAGGTCGAATCCAAAACCCTCGCGGCACGCGCCACCGAACATTTACAAACCTTGCCTTGGCCGGGCAATGTGCGTCAGTTGGAAAACACTTGCCGGTGGTTAACCGTGATGGCTTCCGGGCGTGAAATTGTGATGGACGATTTGCCCAGCGATTTGCTCGAAACCGATGCCGGTAAAGCGGAAATGCCGGGTAGCTGGGAAAAGGCACTGGCGTTATTCGCCGATAATCGGTTAAACAGTGGTGCAACTAATTTGCTGAACGATCTTAACCCTATTTTTGAACGTATCTTGTTGCAAGCCGCATTGAAAAAAACCGGTGGACGCAAAATCGAAGCCGCAGATCTATTGGGGTGGGGGCGTAATACGTTGACCCGTAAGTTGAAAGAGTTGGAAATTGAGGGGGGTGCGGATAAATAG
- a CDS encoding prolyl hydroxylase family protein: MTMLDHEWQVWLDENLARPCDPLELYDIMRSAGFSKPSLQTMMGDAYPDFYKHVPYLPTSIDYQALSQRMERPTIQSIAQRFPSDQVQLYTIDNFLSEVECQQLIEHGCERLTPSQTTHSNGDPYFRTSTTCHLEMHTYPFIKAIDEKISHALGIRWPYSEPIQMQAYQVGQELKAHHDYFPLDPEIYPRVAGKAGQRTWTFAVYLNEVEQGGGTYFPYLEHTIYPKMGRAAIWNNLSADGVINRQTLHCGMPIERGEKFIITKWFREHGFGPVFT, from the coding sequence ATGACGATGCTTGATCACGAATGGCAGGTGTGGTTAGACGAAAACCTCGCTCGCCCCTGCGACCCACTGGAGCTGTATGACATTATGCGCTCCGCTGGTTTTAGCAAACCATCCCTGCAAACCATGATGGGGGATGCCTACCCTGATTTCTATAAACATGTGCCATACTTGCCCACCAGCATTGATTACCAAGCTTTATCACAACGTATGGAACGCCCCACCATACAAAGCATTGCACAACGCTTCCCCAGCGATCAAGTACAACTCTATACCATAGATAATTTTTTAAGCGAAGTAGAGTGTCAGCAATTAATTGAGCACGGGTGCGAACGTTTAACCCCATCCCAAACTACCCACTCTAATGGCGATCCGTATTTCCGCACCAGCACGACCTGTCATTTGGAAATGCATACTTACCCATTTATCAAAGCCATTGATGAAAAAATATCGCACGCTTTGGGAATTCGCTGGCCTTATTCCGAACCCATTCAAATGCAGGCTTATCAAGTCGGGCAGGAATTAAAAGCACATCACGATTATTTCCCCCTAGACCCAGAAATTTATCCGAGAGTTGCGGGCAAAGCTGGACAACGTACCTGGACATTTGCGGTATATCTGAATGAGGTAGAACAAGGTGGCGGCACTTATTTCCCATACCTTGAACACACCATTTATCCTAAAATGGGACGTGCAGCGATCTGGAACAATCTGTCAGCGGATGGCGTGATTAATCGCCAGACTTTGCACTGTGGGATGCCGATCGAACGCGGGGAGAAATTTATTATCACCAAATGGTTTCGGGAACACGGCTTTGGCCCTGTGTTTACCTGA
- a CDS encoding DUF4212 domain-containing protein, translating into MLARDAKAYWAANVRLLSMCLVVWFVVSFGFGILLVEPLNAIQLGGYKLGFWFAQQGSIYVFVALIFFYAWRMGQIDRQFDVHE; encoded by the coding sequence ATGTTAGCTCGTGATGCGAAAGCTTATTGGGCAGCGAATGTTCGCTTGCTCTCAATGTGCTTGGTTGTTTGGTTCGTTGTATCGTTCGGTTTCGGCATTTTATTGGTCGAACCCCTGAACGCCATTCAGCTCGGCGGTTATAAACTTGGCTTCTGGTTCGCCCAGCAAGGTTCTATCTATGTCTTCGTGGCTTTGATTTTCTTCTATGCATGGCGCATGGGGCAGATCGACCGCCAATTTGACGTTCACGAATAA
- the glnL gene encoding nitrogen regulation protein NR(II), which translates to MNTKELLGILSCAVLVLDGSKRVVYMNQSAEMLFGQSQQRVRGESVVQLLRGDDFFEHLELAMQQRDPHSLRECVVEVAGGEWITVDCILTPLALEHWPQHLLLEFQRVDRQLRIVREEQMIHQQQAIRELVRGIAHEIKNPLGGLRGAAQLLESELDSSELKEYTQIIISEADRLKNLVNGMLGPRTLPRAEEVNIHEVLEHVRQLVSTDMAAEIYFVRDYDPSIPEFQGDRDQLVQVVLNIVNNAIRALDGVGKVVLCTRILRQFTIHQVRYRHVLKIEICDNGAGVPSHLRDKLFLPMVSGHAEGSGLGLAIAQSLVRRHNGLIQYESVPGCTCFSILIPLENGHASR; encoded by the coding sequence ATGAATACAAAAGAATTATTGGGCATCCTCAGTTGTGCGGTGCTGGTGTTGGACGGTAGTAAGCGGGTTGTGTACATGAACCAATCCGCTGAGATGCTGTTCGGGCAGAGCCAACAGCGAGTGAGGGGTGAGTCAGTGGTGCAATTGTTGCGTGGCGATGATTTCTTTGAGCATTTGGAATTGGCAATGCAGCAACGTGATCCGCATTCGTTGCGTGAGTGTGTGGTTGAAGTGGCAGGCGGGGAGTGGATTACCGTTGATTGTATTTTGACTCCGTTAGCCTTGGAGCATTGGCCGCAACATTTGCTACTGGAATTTCAGCGAGTTGACCGTCAGTTACGGATCGTGCGTGAAGAGCAGATGATTCATCAGCAGCAGGCGATTCGGGAGTTGGTGCGCGGTATTGCCCATGAAATCAAGAATCCACTCGGTGGTTTGCGAGGTGCTGCGCAGTTATTAGAGTCTGAATTGGATAGTTCTGAACTCAAAGAATACACCCAAATCATTATTTCCGAAGCGGATCGTTTGAAAAATCTAGTGAACGGTATGTTAGGGCCGCGCACCTTGCCACGTGCGGAAGAGGTCAATATTCACGAAGTATTGGAGCATGTGCGTCAGTTGGTGAGCACTGATATGGCGGCTGAGATTTATTTTGTGCGTGATTATGATCCTAGTATCCCAGAGTTTCAGGGGGATCGGGATCAGCTAGTACAGGTGGTGTTGAATATTGTTAACAATGCTATCCGTGCCTTGGATGGTGTCGGTAAAGTGGTGTTGTGTACCCGGATTTTGCGCCAATTTACGATTCATCAGGTGCGTTATCGCCACGTGTTGAAAATTGAAATTTGTGATAACGGTGCCGGTGTACCGTCACATTTACGCGATAAACTGTTTTTGCCAATGGTGAGCGGTCATGCCGAAGGCAGTGGCCTTGGTCTGGCGATTGCGCAATCGTTGGTGCGCCGTCATAACGGGCTGATTCAATACGAGTCCGTGCCCGGTTGTACGTGCTTTTCTATCCTGATTCCGTTGGAGAATGGACATGCCTCTCGTTGA
- a CDS encoding sulfatase-like hydrolase/transferase: MSRRFNYYLPLMIALPITLVMPYILTMDQGSSGIWGAIYNRLYILLAWLSVFGLLFAITRRRWFATGMTSLILASLWISAAIKYQYLGSQLVAPDLVVAFLSGETLLEMGLLPTLAITSYCLLLLLLLWLENPLRLRERNLMLATWVGAILGFATLNLPNHYVDLQWTAKYKNTLPTFVQSIWRTQLQEPEHSQTSYCCFKADTQAESFTQTPPEKPNIVVILEESTFPLELIPSFKAEGEFFKDTYPLKVHTTGGATWVQEIAFLHGVAPPLYGDGWKAINLFTPGRLDGRIAPQLAAQGYRTKTIYPTAGRFYGGQRFHEQLGIQEFIDCKALPKCAKRSWNSIPDEIFFDELLKQVKTNVEPLFTFVATMRQHSPHEKNSKLDTQRCDASLSAKQCSILLDYNERLKLSVTAHKDLLSKLKKLPERTIVVTFGDHIPGDVAANFTESDFYPQDRFRTFFNVWDSKHGFVTRKVLDNQEFATIDIAMLDALTLRYAGFESSYISDKLVHMQKCSGSFCAFDTDDSTALTQLELMQPLP; the protein is encoded by the coding sequence ATGTCGCGCCGCTTCAACTACTACCTCCCACTAATGATTGCTCTCCCGATAACCCTGGTTATGCCTTACATCCTCACTATGGATCAAGGTAGTAGCGGTATCTGGGGTGCTATTTACAACCGTTTATACATTTTGCTGGCATGGCTAAGTGTATTTGGCCTACTGTTCGCCATTACACGCCGTCGATGGTTCGCAACTGGCATGACCTCACTGATTTTGGCTAGCCTGTGGATTAGCGCAGCGATCAAATACCAGTATCTTGGTTCACAACTAGTGGCCCCCGATCTGGTGGTCGCATTCCTAAGCGGAGAAACTTTGCTGGAAATGGGCTTATTACCCACCCTAGCTATTACTAGCTATTGCTTGCTGTTATTGCTCTTGCTGTGGCTGGAAAACCCTCTGCGCTTGCGGGAGCGCAACCTGATGTTAGCCACATGGGTGGGTGCTATCCTCGGTTTCGCGACCCTGAACCTGCCTAATCATTACGTGGATTTGCAATGGACGGCGAAATACAAAAACACCCTCCCCACGTTTGTACAAAGTATTTGGCGCACCCAACTGCAAGAGCCTGAACACTCTCAAACCAGCTATTGCTGCTTCAAAGCCGATACGCAAGCCGAAAGCTTCACCCAAACACCCCCTGAAAAACCCAATATCGTGGTGATCCTAGAAGAGTCAACCTTCCCCTTGGAACTCATCCCAAGCTTCAAGGCAGAAGGGGAATTTTTCAAAGACACTTACCCGCTCAAGGTGCATACCACTGGTGGCGCAACTTGGGTGCAGGAAATTGCTTTTTTACATGGAGTTGCGCCACCACTGTACGGTGACGGCTGGAAAGCTATCAACTTATTCACGCCGGGGCGTTTAGACGGGCGTATTGCCCCGCAATTAGCTGCGCAAGGGTATCGCACCAAAACCATTTACCCCACTGCTGGGCGTTTTTACGGTGGGCAACGCTTCCATGAACAACTGGGCATTCAAGAGTTTATCGACTGCAAAGCCTTACCAAAATGCGCAAAACGCTCTTGGAATAGCATTCCTGACGAAATCTTTTTTGATGAACTGCTAAAGCAAGTTAAAACCAATGTGGAGCCATTGTTCACCTTCGTTGCAACCATGCGCCAGCATTCACCCCACGAAAAAAACAGCAAACTCGATACCCAACGCTGTGACGCGAGCTTGTCAGCCAAACAATGTTCAATTTTGCTAGACTACAATGAACGTCTCAAATTATCGGTTACCGCCCATAAAGACCTGCTGAGCAAACTCAAAAAACTCCCAGAACGCACCATTGTGGTCACCTTTGGGGATCATATTCCCGGCGATGTAGCGGCAAACTTCACCGAAAGTGACTTTTACCCACAAGACCGCTTCCGCACATTTTTTAATGTTTGGGACTCAAAACACGGTTTTGTGACCCGTAAAGTGCTTGATAACCAAGAATTTGCAACCATCGACATCGCCATGTTGGATGCATTGACCCTGCGTTATGCTGGATTTGAAAGCAGCTATATCAGTGACAAACTGGTACACATGCAGAAATGTTCGGGCAGTTTCTGTGCATTTGACACCGACGACAGCACAGCACTCACCCAACTGGAATTGATGCAGCCACTGCCTTAA
- a CDS encoding type II toxin-antitoxin system RelE/ParE family toxin — protein sequence MSGLVFYHRQNTHPAFNVLQNAIHINGEHQVSREFNEFLIDAYVLADSLTSRVIAIDFDNTITADIDFYLDLIDAYRNQEWEPVVCTLRDAMADNLNEIHEKLHDSGIRIYTTDGKRKRAFMLHQGISVGLWIDDYFPGISQCGTSFLLNNGIDY from the coding sequence ATGAGCGGACTTGTTTTTTATCATCGACAAAATACCCACCCGGCCTTCAATGTATTGCAAAACGCGATTCACATAAACGGCGAACACCAGGTTTCGCGGGAGTTCAATGAGTTTTTGATTGACGCTTATGTGTTAGCAGACTCATTAACATCACGCGTTATTGCGATTGACTTTGATAACACCATTACCGCTGATATTGATTTCTACCTTGATCTGATCGACGCATACCGCAACCAAGAATGGGAGCCAGTGGTTTGCACCTTGCGCGATGCGATGGCAGATAATCTCAATGAAATCCATGAGAAACTGCACGACTCGGGGATTCGTATCTACACCACTGACGGCAAACGCAAACGTGCCTTCATGCTTCACCAAGGCATTAGCGTTGGGTTATGGATAGACGATTACTTCCCCGGCATTAGCCAGTGCGGAACCTCGTTCCTCCTAAACAACGGCATAGACTATTGA
- a CDS encoding sodium:solute symporter family protein, with amino-acid sequence MSELQLWTYIVVGLSFALYFGIAFWARAGSTSEFYVAGGGIGPIKNGMATAADWMSAASFISMAGLLAFGGYDNSAYLMGWTGGYVLMAMLLAPYLRKFGKFTVPEFIGDRYYSQTARIVGVICLIVISVTYVIGQMRGVGVTFSRFLEVSVDVGLMVGMGIVFVYAVLGGMKGITYTQIAQYVVLILAYTVPAVFISFNLTGNPIPQLGLGSEMADGVYLLDKLDQVVTDLGFKAYTIQNGSTINLFMLTMTLMIGTAGLPHVIIRFFTVPKVSDARLSAGWALIFIAGLYTTAPAVGAMARLNLMNTVQTGEVGSPDGNLAFADRPEWMHTWEKTKLLEMADKNGDGKIQYYNDGGLSDATAALAKAEKEGGDVAAAQKKLDEVKAKHDEKWGKYGWNGNEVTKVDRDIMVLANPEIAKLPNWVIALVAAGAIAAALSTAAGLLLAISSAISHDLIKGVFNPNISEKSELLASRIAMAFAIVIAGYMGMNPPGFAAQVVALAFGLAAASIFPVLMMGIFSKRMNTQGAVAGMLAGITVTLVYIFWFKGWFFIKGTEMAASKPENWLFGVSPEAFGTIGALVNFAVAFIVSRVTPPPPDHIQHLVEDVRIPRGAGAATGH; translated from the coding sequence ATGTCAGAACTTCAACTCTGGACTTATATTGTCGTCGGTCTCAGCTTTGCGCTGTACTTCGGTATTGCGTTTTGGGCGCGTGCTGGTTCTACCAGTGAATTCTACGTCGCCGGAGGCGGTATCGGCCCTATCAAAAACGGTATGGCTACTGCTGCGGACTGGATGTCAGCCGCATCTTTCATCTCCATGGCCGGTTTGCTCGCGTTCGGCGGCTATGACAACTCAGCATACTTAATGGGTTGGACAGGTGGCTACGTACTCATGGCTATGTTGCTGGCTCCTTACCTGCGTAAGTTTGGCAAGTTTACCGTCCCTGAATTTATCGGCGACCGTTATTATTCACAGACAGCGCGTATCGTTGGCGTTATCTGCTTAATCGTCATCTCCGTTACTTATGTAATCGGTCAGATGCGTGGTGTAGGCGTTACCTTCTCACGCTTCTTGGAAGTCTCCGTTGATGTGGGTCTGATGGTTGGTATGGGTATCGTTTTCGTATACGCAGTATTAGGCGGCATGAAAGGCATTACTTACACCCAGATCGCACAATATGTGGTTCTGATTTTGGCTTACACTGTTCCTGCGGTATTCATTTCCTTCAACCTGACAGGCAACCCTATCCCGCAATTGGGCTTGGGTTCAGAAATGGCTGACGGCGTTTACCTGTTGGATAAGCTTGACCAAGTTGTCACCGACCTAGGTTTCAAGGCTTACACTATCCAAAACGGTAGTACCATCAACCTGTTCATGCTGACCATGACGCTGATGATCGGTACTGCGGGTCTGCCTCACGTTATCATCCGTTTCTTCACTGTACCTAAGGTGTCTGACGCACGTCTTTCTGCTGGTTGGGCATTGATCTTTATTGCTGGCTTGTACACTACTGCACCTGCGGTTGGTGCTATGGCACGTCTGAACCTGATGAACACCGTGCAAACCGGTGAAGTCGGTTCCCCAGATGGCAACTTGGCATTTGCTGACCGCCCAGAATGGATGCATACTTGGGAAAAAACCAAGCTTTTGGAAATGGCTGACAAAAACGGCGATGGCAAAATCCAGTACTACAACGATGGTGGCCTATCTGATGCAACCGCAGCATTGGCTAAAGCCGAGAAAGAAGGCGGCGATGTAGCGGCTGCTCAGAAGAAACTCGACGAAGTGAAAGCCAAGCATGACGAGAAGTGGGGCAAATACGGCTGGAACGGTAACGAAGTCACCAAAGTTGACCGCGATATCATGGTTCTTGCCAACCCTGAAATTGCCAAACTGCCAAACTGGGTTATTGCCTTGGTAGCGGCGGGTGCGATTGCAGCGGCACTGTCTACTGCGGCTGGCTTGCTGTTGGCGATTTCCTCTGCCATCTCTCATGACTTGATCAAGGGCGTGTTTAACCCGAACATTTCCGAGAAGAGTGAACTGCTGGCTTCACGTATTGCCATGGCATTCGCTATCGTTATTGCAGGCTACATGGGGATGAACCCACCGGGCTTTGCCGCGCAGGTAGTTGCCTTAGCATTCGGTTTGGCAGCTGCCTCCATCTTCCCTGTATTGATGATGGGTATCTTCTCTAAGCGTATGAACACACAAGGTGCAGTAGCGGGTATGTTGGCAGGTATTACTGTTACCCTCGTCTACATCTTCTGGTTCAAAGGCTGGTTCTTCATCAAGGGCACAGAAATGGCGGCGAGCAAACCAGAAAACTGGCTGTTCGGTGTTTCCCCTGAAGCATTTGGTACTATCGGTGCATTGGTGAACTTCGCGGTTGCGTTTATCGTTTCCCGTGTAACGCCACCACCACCGGATCATATCCAACACTTGGTCGAAGACGTGCGTATCCCTCGTGGTGCAGGCGCGGCTACCGGTCACTAA
- a CDS encoding prolyl hydroxylase family protein — protein sequence MSALDQEWQNWLDDNLLRGCHVGDLYKIMRENGFDVSTIQRMMGDAFPAGIEIQTDQAVSVDYLALSQVFDNQKEHIEAKRFDTDLLQLYTIDNFLTAEECAKVVALTQAKLRPSEVSHDNGDKAFRTSMTCHLNDHEDSFVRYIDDKISRALGVRVAYSEAIQAQHYAVGQEFKAHHDYFSPSMDVYQEFTGEMGQRTWTFMIYLNNTPKGGGTHFLYLDHIFYPKQGQAVIWNNLSPDGTPNRNTLHHGMPVEEGNKVIITKWFREKGCGDMFY from the coding sequence ATGTCAGCATTAGACCAAGAATGGCAAAACTGGCTGGACGATAATTTATTGCGTGGCTGTCACGTGGGTGATTTATATAAAATAATGCGTGAAAACGGATTTGATGTCAGCACGATCCAACGCATGATGGGCGATGCTTTTCCGGCAGGTATTGAAATACAAACCGATCAAGCTGTCAGCGTGGATTACCTCGCGCTGTCACAAGTCTTTGACAATCAAAAAGAGCACATTGAAGCAAAACGCTTTGATACTGATTTACTACAACTCTATACGATAGATAACTTCCTCACCGCCGAGGAATGCGCCAAAGTCGTTGCCTTGACGCAAGCCAAGTTACGCCCGTCAGAAGTGTCCCACGATAACGGCGACAAAGCATTTCGCACCAGTATGACTTGCCACTTAAATGACCACGAAGACTCGTTTGTGCGCTACATTGACGACAAAATATCACGTGCATTAGGCGTGCGCGTAGCGTATTCGGAAGCAATTCAGGCACAACATTATGCCGTCGGCCAAGAATTTAAAGCGCACCACGACTATTTTTCACCCAGCATGGATGTTTACCAAGAATTCACCGGAGAAATGGGGCAGCGCACGTGGACATTCATGATCTATCTGAATAACACCCCCAAGGGTGGTGGTACGCATTTTCTGTACCTAGATCATATTTTCTACCCCAAACAAGGGCAAGCCGTGATTTGGAATAACCTATCCCCCGATGGCACACCCAACCGCAATACCTTGCACCACGGAATGCCGGTTGAAGAGGGCAACAAAGTCATTATTACCAAATGGTTCCGTGAAAAGGGATGCGGTGACATGTTTTACTGA